A single window of Candidatus Zixiibacteriota bacterium DNA harbors:
- the grpE gene encoding nucleotide exchange factor GrpE, whose protein sequence is MAEKNEGKKERNSIDSSGIERYEEEEEELEEKKEMELEKSEAGIEETKEVQVDLLKEQLEKTEKEYKELEDRLLRVAAEFDNYKKRTAREFQSIIKNANEELISQLVGTLDNFQRALDSAKNSGDFDSFHKGVELIYQHFKDILGKEGLKEIKAIGEPFDPHLHEAVMQQESDKFDDGIVMDEISKGYMLNDKVIKHSKVIVSKGRPEKKSGE, encoded by the coding sequence TTGGCAGAGAAGAATGAAGGAAAAAAGGAAAGAAACTCCATTGACTCCTCAGGAATAGAAAGATATGAAGAAGAGGAGGAGGAATTAGAAGAGAAAAAGGAGATGGAGTTGGAAAAGTCTGAAGCCGGGATTGAGGAAACTAAAGAGGTACAAGTTGATCTTCTGAAAGAACAACTGGAGAAAACCGAGAAAGAGTATAAAGAATTGGAAGACAGATTATTGAGGGTAGCGGCTGAGTTTGACAACTACAAAAAAAGAACTGCCCGTGAGTTTCAATCCATAATCAAAAATGCTAATGAGGAGCTGATCTCCCAGTTAGTCGGGACTCTGGATAATTTTCAGAGGGCATTGGACTCAGCCAAGAATTCAGGCGATTTTGACAGTTTTCATAAAGGGGTGGAGTTGATCTACCAGCATTTCAAAGATATCCTGGGAAAAGAAGGATTGAAAGAGATCAAAGCCATTGGTGAGCCGTTTGACCCGCATCTGCACGAGGCAGTGATGCAGCAGGAAAGCGATAAGTTTGATGATGGAATAGTGATGGATGAGATCAGCAAAGGGTATATGTTGAATGATAAGGTGATTAAGCATTCTAAGGTAATTGTGTCGAAGGGGAGGCCAGAGAAGAAAAGTGGCGAGTGA